A stretch of Desulfuromonadales bacterium DNA encodes these proteins:
- a CDS encoding helix-turn-helix transcriptional regulator, producing the protein MEKLLSTREVAEFLGVNEKMIYTLINEKGLPATRITGKWLFPKNLVEQWVESRTINYPRQPESAVHVPNLLLIAGSNDILLDRAMMLFRRQNPEHAVLFGNLGSLGGLKALRQGLCHIATSHLAQENDEEYNFSFAASELEELPAVVNFCRREQGLLVAKANPRDIGGVADIGAKDLRIANRPLEASTRLLLDRELQKAGLDCRHVKGYDREFQSHLEVGLEVLAGRADTGPGIRAVASLLDLDFLPLGWERFDLLIPKDGFFAKGVQLFLDMLRGGAFPPLAEGLAGYDLSLSGKMVYPRGR; encoded by the coding sequence ATGGAAAAATTGCTCTCCACCAGAGAGGTCGCCGAATTTCTCGGGGTCAACGAGAAGATGATCTACACCCTGATCAACGAAAAGGGTCTGCCGGCGACCAGGATCACCGGGAAGTGGCTCTTTCCCAAGAATCTGGTCGAGCAGTGGGTGGAGAGCCGGACTATCAACTATCCGCGGCAGCCGGAGTCGGCGGTCCACGTTCCCAACCTGCTGCTGATCGCGGGGAGCAACGACATTCTGCTCGACCGCGCAATGATGCTCTTCCGGCGGCAGAACCCGGAGCATGCCGTCCTCTTCGGCAACCTCGGCAGCCTCGGCGGGCTGAAGGCACTGCGGCAGGGGCTCTGCCACATCGCCACCAGCCACCTGGCCCAGGAGAATGACGAGGAGTACAATTTCTCCTTCGCCGCCAGCGAACTGGAGGAACTCCCCGCCGTGGTCAACTTCTGCCGTCGCGAGCAGGGACTGCTGGTCGCCAAGGCGAATCCCCGTGACATCGGAGGGGTTGCCGACATCGGCGCCAAGGATCTGCGGATTGCCAATCGCCCGCTCGAAGCAAGCACGCGGCTGCTGCTCGATCGGGAGTTGCAGAAGGCCGGCCTCGACTGCCGCCACGTCAAGGGGTACGACCGCGAATTCCAGAGCCATCTGGAGGTGGGCCTGGAAGTGCTGGCCGGACGGGCGGACACCGGCCCGGGCATCCGTGCCGTCGCCTCCCTGCTCGATCTCGATTTCCTTCCCCTCGGGTGGGAACGTTTCGACCTCCTCATCCCCAAGGACGGCTTCTTCGCCAAGGGCGTCCAGCTATTTCTGGACATGCTCCGTGGCGGCGCCTTCCCACCCCTGGCCGAGGGCCTGGCCGGTTATGACCTGAGCCTGAGCGGCAAGATGGTCTATCCCCGGGGCCGCTGA